One window from the genome of Metabacillus flavus encodes:
- a CDS encoding LysR family transcriptional regulator, whose product MYYDALKTFITLAEVKNFTKTAELLHISQPSVSLHIKNLEKELQTKLFVRSPKSLKITPTGEILYSRAKQMINMYDQTKQDILEHHHDIKGKLTIGASFTIGEYILPAFLVDFQAKYPNLDLEIIIGNTEEIVQSVRLFKVDIGLIEGQTNEKELTVEPFLEDELFIVASNKHTLAQKREAVIADLHSQSWVTREIGSGTREYLEHVIRSNGLKVQSLLTISSNQGIKETIISGMEALSLLSYYVIERDIRNKVLSIIPLKDHTFKRKLSMVYSPAMESKMNVEAFTEALRQRWGK is encoded by the coding sequence ATGTACTATGACGCACTGAAAACTTTCATCACACTTGCAGAAGTAAAGAATTTCACGAAAACAGCCGAGCTGCTTCACATTTCTCAGCCAAGTGTAAGCCTTCATATAAAAAATCTGGAAAAGGAGCTTCAAACGAAACTCTTTGTCCGGTCGCCAAAATCGTTAAAAATCACTCCAACCGGCGAAATCCTTTACAGCCGTGCCAAACAAATGATCAACATGTATGACCAAACGAAACAGGATATTCTCGAGCATCACCATGATATAAAAGGCAAGCTGACAATCGGAGCGAGCTTCACGATTGGAGAATACATTCTTCCTGCCTTTCTTGTTGATTTTCAAGCGAAATATCCGAACCTGGATCTTGAGATCATCATCGGCAATACGGAGGAGATTGTTCAATCCGTCCGCCTTTTCAAGGTGGACATCGGACTCATCGAAGGGCAGACCAATGAAAAAGAACTGACCGTCGAGCCCTTCCTCGAGGATGAACTGTTTATTGTAGCGTCCAACAAGCATACGCTGGCTCAAAAAAGAGAAGCCGTCATTGCAGACCTTCACAGCCAATCGTGGGTGACAAGAGAAATTGGCTCAGGGACTCGGGAATACTTGGAGCACGTTATCCGGTCCAACGGATTAAAGGTTCAATCGCTCCTGACAATCAGCAGCAATCAGGGAATAAAAGAGACGATCATAAGCGGAATGGAGGCATTGTCTCTGCTCTCCTATTATGTGATTGAGAGAGATATCCGGAACAAGGTGCTCTCCATTATTCCGTTAAAGGATCACACCTTCAAACGGAAGCTTTCAATGGTGTACTCGCCTGCAATGGAAAGCAAGATGAACGTGGAGGCCTTTACGGAGGCGTTGAGGCAGCGGTGGGGCAAATAG
- a CDS encoding RQC-minor-2 family DNA-binding protein yields the protein MSLQLHAQYFDPYPSLAVLPLGKKNKEVRSAGHKTERALLNRIQECLDELGLSIDERERIQSFLQLEKGAFFPIFSNRQEQIHPHLMKPESFLWNDFSAGHGIPQITEAFYTKDFTEMTKTALSAHIQMVVRDYLFCAAISLKSKSEWENIIEQSYELHPIVQLAREKREVVQAVEKMNRSSLLSLLTPPEDVAFWRHRVEIVMRPYRALPEQCGHEKQLSFDSLNEVITQTCEVCKTKRMFHVKHSKVELEEEPDMEKAVKRIATIERQFNEIALKKETILNDLGNLAQWKKELASLPEILQMKKDLTRYPVQPDIVKEPFLGFAEELSQADIPAERASSDLIWLAGFQLPSISMLKEIRKQTVEEAKAKLDSLHQGLKEAMQTEPFHPEDICIQVKNQSLSFEQVFAILNELDGSLKDKPLHLIAQLLKGRTSYQIREQELDQTPLYGSLGSWEEKDIQKGFKKLEKEGWIEKRVKGYEALK from the coding sequence ATGAGTCTTCAATTGCACGCCCAATATTTTGATCCGTACCCATCCCTTGCTGTGCTTCCGCTCGGCAAGAAAAATAAAGAAGTCCGGTCTGCTGGACATAAGACGGAGCGGGCTCTGCTCAATCGTATTCAGGAATGCCTGGACGAGCTTGGCCTTTCAATAGATGAAAGGGAAAGGATCCAGAGCTTTCTCCAGCTTGAAAAGGGAGCATTCTTTCCCATTTTTTCAAACAGGCAGGAGCAAATTCATCCTCATCTTATGAAACCAGAATCTTTTTTATGGAATGATTTTTCAGCGGGACATGGCATTCCTCAGATAACGGAAGCTTTTTATACAAAGGATTTCACAGAGATGACCAAAACGGCCCTTTCTGCACACATTCAGATGGTAGTGAGAGATTATCTGTTTTGCGCTGCAATTTCATTAAAAAGCAAGAGTGAGTGGGAGAACATCATTGAACAGAGCTATGAGCTCCATCCAATTGTCCAGCTTGCGAGAGAAAAAAGGGAGGTGGTTCAAGCGGTGGAAAAGATGAACCGTTCCTCCCTGCTTTCTCTCCTGACACCACCCGAAGATGTGGCATTTTGGAGACACCGTGTAGAAATCGTAATGAGACCATACCGGGCACTTCCAGAGCAATGTGGCCACGAAAAGCAGCTGTCATTTGATTCGCTGAACGAAGTTATCACTCAAACATGTGAGGTGTGCAAAACAAAGCGGATGTTTCATGTGAAACATTCCAAAGTGGAGCTTGAAGAAGAGCCGGATATGGAAAAAGCGGTAAAGCGAATTGCTACGATTGAGAGGCAGTTTAACGAAATTGCTTTAAAGAAAGAAACAATTCTAAACGATTTAGGAAATTTGGCTCAATGGAAAAAGGAGCTTGCCAGTTTGCCTGAGATCCTGCAAATGAAAAAGGACCTGACCCGCTATCCCGTTCAGCCGGACATTGTGAAGGAACCGTTTCTGGGCTTTGCGGAGGAGCTATCACAAGCAGATATTCCAGCTGAAAGAGCATCTTCCGATTTGATTTGGCTAGCGGGTTTTCAGCTTCCATCCATATCTATGCTTAAAGAGATTCGCAAGCAAACAGTGGAAGAGGCAAAAGCAAAACTTGATAGTCTGCACCAGGGATTAAAAGAAGCAATGCAAACCGAGCCTTTTCACCCTGAAGATATATGTATACAAGTTAAAAATCAGTCCCTATCATTTGAACAGGTTTTTGCCATTCTGAATGAATTAGACGGTTCACTGAAGGATAAACCGCTCCACTTAATTGCCCAGCTTCTCAAAGGCAGGACCTCCTATCAAATCAGGGAACAGGAGCTGGATCAAACACCGTTATACGGCAGTCTTGGCAGCTGGGAAGAAAAAGATATCCAGAAGGGCTTTAAAAAGCTTGAGAAGGAAGGCTGGATCGAGAAACGCGTGAAAGGGTATGAGGCTCTGAAATAA
- the htpG gene encoding molecular chaperone HtpG — protein sequence MEKKQFQAESKRLLEMMINSIYSQKEIFLRELISNSSDAIDKIYYRALTDDTLTFNKEGYYIKVAADKASRTLTITDTGIGMTKEELENNLGIIAKSGSLAFKTENESKDGHDIIGQFGVGFYSAFMVADTVTVLTKPIGSEEAYLWKSGGADGYTIETAEKDSVGTEIVLTIKENTEDDSYDEYLDEFRLKSIIKKYSDFIRYPIKMDSTESKLKEGSEDEYEEIFGEQIVNSMVPIWRKNKSELTNEDYENFYAEKRYGFDKPLKHVHISVDGAVRYNAILFIPEQTPYDYYSKEFEKGLELYSNGVLIMEKCSDLLPDYFSFVKGMVDSEDLSLNISREMLQHDRQLKLIAKNIKNKIKSQLQSMLKEDREKYEKFYASFGRQLKYGVYSDFGANKEDLQDLLMFHSSKEKKLVTLADYVSRMPEDQKYIYYASGESHERIEKLPQAELVADKGYEILYFTDEVDEFAIRMLMSYKEKEFKSISSGDLGIEDAESEKEAQTEDAENKELFGRMKELLAGKVKDVRVSKRLKSHPVCLTADGEISIEMEKILKAMPDNQNIQADKILEINPNHEVFRSLKDSFETDEAKLALYTGLLYNQALLIEGLPIQDPVEFTNDICKIMV from the coding sequence ATGGAAAAAAAGCAATTCCAGGCAGAGTCCAAAAGACTGTTAGAAATGATGATCAACTCCATCTATTCTCAAAAAGAGATTTTCCTGCGCGAACTGATTTCCAATTCCAGTGATGCAATTGACAAAATCTATTACAGAGCCCTTACAGATGATACGTTAACGTTTAATAAAGAGGGCTACTACATAAAAGTAGCGGCAGATAAGGCCAGCCGCACGCTGACTATTACAGATACAGGAATCGGAATGACGAAGGAAGAGCTTGAGAACAACCTTGGGATTATCGCAAAAAGCGGTTCTCTCGCATTCAAGACAGAGAATGAATCAAAAGACGGACACGATATCATCGGACAGTTCGGTGTCGGCTTCTACTCAGCCTTCATGGTAGCAGACACGGTAACCGTTCTTACAAAACCAATCGGCAGCGAAGAAGCCTATCTATGGAAGTCTGGTGGTGCCGACGGGTATACAATTGAAACCGCGGAAAAGGATTCCGTAGGTACAGAAATTGTTCTGACCATCAAAGAAAACACAGAAGACGATAGCTACGACGAATATTTGGACGAGTTCCGCCTGAAGTCCATTATCAAAAAATACTCCGACTTTATCCGCTACCCGATCAAAATGGATTCTACGGAAAGCAAGCTGAAAGAGGGCAGCGAGGACGAGTATGAAGAGATTTTTGGAGAGCAGATTGTCAACAGCATGGTGCCGATCTGGAGAAAGAACAAAAGCGAGCTGACAAACGAAGATTACGAGAACTTCTATGCGGAAAAACGCTACGGATTCGATAAACCGCTTAAGCATGTTCACATTAGCGTTGACGGTGCTGTAAGATACAATGCGATTCTCTTCATTCCAGAGCAGACGCCTTATGATTACTATTCAAAGGAATTTGAAAAGGGTCTTGAGCTTTACTCAAACGGTGTTTTGATAATGGAAAAGTGCTCGGACCTTCTGCCGGACTACTTCAGTTTCGTTAAAGGGATGGTAGATTCCGAGGATCTTTCTCTTAATATTTCACGCGAAATGCTCCAGCATGACCGCCAGCTTAAGCTGATTGCGAAAAACATTAAAAATAAAATTAAGAGCCAGCTTCAAAGCATGCTGAAGGAAGACCGCGAGAAGTACGAGAAGTTTTACGCTTCATTCGGCAGACAGCTGAAATATGGCGTATACAGTGACTTTGGAGCGAACAAGGAAGATCTTCAAGACCTGCTTATGTTCCATTCCTCCAAAGAGAAGAAGCTTGTAACGCTTGCTGACTACGTATCCAGAATGCCTGAGGATCAAAAGTACATCTACTACGCTTCCGGTGAAAGCCACGAGCGCATTGAAAAGCTTCCTCAAGCGGAATTGGTGGCGGATAAAGGCTATGAAATTCTTTACTTCACAGACGAAGTGGACGAATTTGCGATCCGCATGCTGATGTCCTATAAAGAGAAAGAATTCAAATCCATTTCAAGCGGCGATCTTGGAATTGAAGATGCAGAATCAGAAAAAGAAGCACAAACAGAAGACGCGGAAAACAAAGAATTGTTTGGCCGCATGAAAGAGCTTCTTGCAGGCAAGGTAAAGGATGTGCGTGTGTCCAAGCGTCTGAAATCGCACCCTGTATGCTTGACAGCTGATGGTGAAATCTCCATCGAAATGGAAAAAATCCTAAAAGCGATGCCGGATAACCAAAATATCCAGGCGGACAAAATCCTTGAAATCAACCCGAATCACGAAGTATTCCGTTCATTGAAAGACTCTTTTGAAACAGATGAAGCAAAGCTTGCTCTGTACACAGGCTTGCTTTACAACCAGGCACTTCTTATCGAAGGCTTGCCGATCCAGGATCCGGTTGAGTTTACGAACGATATTTGCAAAATTATGGTGTAA
- a CDS encoding DUF3999 family protein, translated as MFRLNKTMILLAAALVISSSPPPAKAESNLTNWKFAKNIEIQKEGNYQSLFLDEAVYSGAREDLGDVRIINEKGQTVPYYMKNGYGNSSKQEIIYSSETLPGREENGNTLYDFKIIQEEKNTDILGETLKADLPDQPFLKKVEVLGSYDGLKWEAVKEDTLYNTGVVKKDTIDLGMAMKFSYYRIKVIGNTEKIVLPGLSLIHSETTESFKEFSKKKTPEFTTVDKGKQTIVTIENNQRLKTAKVSLKAEGNFRRTVEIEDGSGSPIPLSGGAELYSADFKNTRIQNTDLTLQVPSAAEKIVIKISNEDNAPLGIQEITQEYAIDEIVFEKSSRGTYQLLYGNEEAEIPQYDIEEFQSFIEKETVSEAVLGSALQRPKAAEPKEKKVHWFQTEWVFNIIIGLISILLIAFILQKMTNVKK; from the coding sequence ATGTTTCGGCTGAATAAAACAATGATTCTTTTGGCTGCTGCTCTGGTTATAAGCAGCAGCCCTCCACCCGCAAAAGCAGAATCGAATTTAACAAATTGGAAGTTTGCGAAAAACATAGAAATTCAGAAGGAAGGCAACTACCAATCCTTGTTTTTGGATGAGGCGGTGTATTCCGGAGCACGTGAAGACTTAGGGGATGTGCGTATCATAAATGAGAAGGGACAGACCGTTCCGTACTATATGAAAAACGGCTACGGAAATTCATCAAAACAGGAAATCATCTATTCGTCGGAAACCCTTCCCGGAAGAGAAGAAAACGGAAATACACTCTATGATTTCAAAATCATTCAAGAAGAAAAAAACACAGATATTCTAGGGGAAACGTTGAAAGCGGATCTTCCTGACCAGCCTTTTTTAAAGAAAGTAGAAGTGCTGGGAAGCTATGATGGCCTTAAGTGGGAGGCCGTAAAGGAGGATACCCTCTACAATACAGGTGTAGTGAAGAAAGATACGATTGACCTTGGAATGGCAATGAAGTTCAGCTATTATCGGATCAAAGTAATCGGCAACACCGAAAAAATAGTCTTGCCGGGCTTATCGCTTATTCACAGCGAAACAACAGAAAGCTTCAAGGAATTTTCCAAAAAGAAAACTCCGGAATTTACCACTGTTGATAAGGGAAAGCAAACGATTGTCACGATTGAAAATAATCAAAGACTCAAAACCGCCAAGGTGTCGCTGAAAGCAGAGGGGAACTTCCGCCGTACAGTGGAAATAGAGGATGGCTCTGGCAGTCCGATCCCTTTAAGCGGCGGAGCAGAACTCTATAGTGCGGACTTTAAAAATACCCGCATCCAAAATACCGACCTGACCCTTCAAGTACCTTCCGCTGCTGAGAAAATCGTGATAAAAATCAGCAATGAAGATAACGCACCGCTTGGCATTCAGGAAATCACCCAGGAATATGCTATTGACGAAATCGTATTCGAAAAAAGCAGCAGGGGTACGTACCAACTTCTATACGGCAACGAGGAGGCAGAAATTCCCCAATACGATATCGAGGAATTTCAAAGCTTTATTGAAAAGGAAACCGTCAGCGAAGCGGTGCTCGGGTCTGCACTCCAACGCCCTAAAGCAGCAGAGCCAAAGGAAAAAAAGGTTCACTGGTTTCAAACAGAATGGGTATTCAACATCATCATCGGTCTCATTTCAATCCTGCTGATCGCCTTTATTTTGCAGAAGATGACGAATGTGAAAAAGTAG
- a CDS encoding DUF2339 domain-containing protein has product MDELKGRLRQAKEAQAQLANEFNAIVREYEAQDFIQENERLHHDNEAYEKQVHELKKKNREVTDENSKLRVALQEQMLDEKLSILKISREKLHTYFGKGKNSRENRLQELEQQVKRNIDQLKLQASKNLGEDKHEILSELQQFSMKVEERIRQHKELLNEKEKEAAQGIAAQYEKLAAEELTEDMMQKRMKQNQVEMKIGLSWINRIGILLIILGVAAAFRYTYATWFNDYFKGATFFLLGGLMLAGGEWLYRKQQKTFALGLIGGGIAVLYGSIFFSYFLLDIIGMTVALLLSVLVTVSAVLLSLRYHSRTVCTFGLIGGYIPLYSFIIAFGMEGNAVYAAMGYVLLLNLLILWISFQRQWNIVHYISFLLNMPTMILLIILSGNPLADFGYSVITFLLYLGVTLSFPFKHKLSLKILDVILLGFNTFISCVVIYDLFSELDWNQSRGLLAVIFCLVYFGLGRFAEKKLVKETQTMLLFYGTSLTFAILVIPFQFGMEWVSIGWLAEALILMIYGYSSKHKTLQQAGWVIYALCLFGFLIEAAGKRVGFEYFFDVKYTAITVGLLFVPIYYLLQQKKQPGFAAPFRSFRQIVEGLKYTALANAWIYLLYESISMYQERVPADFDQYRFYLLMMVAFITVGLAYVLPKVSLLYDRYVGYYGLFLHAIGCLIGLALTVSTPVLKPELAQNTFIEYLALVLLIGFNFLIFFTGRDILLAYIRKQYKNVELYPTILSVYLLGILASFLYVQFRLGDVGVLISTIFLAVAIGYIFYGFKKQFVYIRRIGLGITLLSTGKLILYDLAFLTEGSRIIAYFCFGIALLAISYMYQKVSSRQEAQQHVSAE; this is encoded by the coding sequence ATGGACGAATTAAAAGGCAGGCTGAGGCAGGCGAAAGAAGCTCAGGCTCAGCTGGCAAATGAATTTAATGCGATAGTCAGAGAGTATGAGGCTCAAGACTTCATACAGGAAAATGAGCGTCTCCATCACGATAACGAGGCTTATGAAAAGCAGGTCCATGAATTAAAAAAGAAAAATCGGGAAGTTACAGATGAAAACAGCAAGCTCCGGGTTGCTCTTCAGGAGCAAATGCTGGATGAAAAGCTGAGTATACTTAAAATCTCCCGCGAAAAGCTCCATACATACTTCGGGAAAGGAAAAAACTCCCGTGAAAACCGGCTGCAGGAGCTTGAGCAGCAGGTAAAACGAAATATTGACCAATTAAAGCTGCAGGCTTCCAAAAACCTGGGCGAGGATAAACACGAAATCCTGTCCGAACTTCAGCAGTTTTCAATGAAGGTAGAGGAGCGGATCAGGCAGCATAAAGAGCTCTTGAACGAAAAGGAAAAAGAGGCCGCACAAGGAATAGCGGCGCAATATGAAAAACTGGCAGCCGAAGAACTGACAGAAGACATGATGCAAAAAAGAATGAAGCAAAATCAGGTCGAAATGAAAATCGGTTTGAGCTGGATTAACCGGATCGGGATTTTGCTGATTATCCTTGGAGTCGCTGCGGCATTCAGGTATACGTATGCCACATGGTTTAACGACTACTTCAAGGGAGCAACCTTTTTTCTTCTTGGCGGGCTTATGCTGGCAGGCGGGGAATGGCTTTACCGAAAACAGCAAAAAACGTTTGCCCTCGGTTTGATTGGCGGGGGAATTGCTGTTCTTTACGGATCGATCTTTTTCAGTTACTTCCTGCTGGACATTATTGGCATGACCGTCGCCCTTCTTCTATCGGTTCTCGTTACGGTATCAGCGGTTCTGCTCTCGCTCCGCTATCACTCAAGAACCGTATGCACATTTGGTCTTATCGGGGGATACATTCCGCTGTATTCCTTTATTATCGCGTTTGGGATGGAAGGAAACGCTGTTTATGCAGCAATGGGCTATGTGCTTTTACTGAATCTTCTTATTCTCTGGATTTCGTTTCAGAGGCAGTGGAATATTGTCCATTACATTAGCTTTTTACTGAATATGCCGACCATGATTCTGCTCATTATCCTTTCCGGGAATCCGCTTGCTGATTTTGGCTATTCGGTTATCACGTTCCTTCTTTATCTTGGTGTCACACTCAGCTTTCCGTTTAAGCACAAGCTATCGCTCAAAATACTGGATGTCATCCTGCTTGGATTTAACACCTTTATTAGCTGCGTTGTGATTTACGACCTGTTTAGTGAGCTGGACTGGAATCAGTCCCGGGGCCTTTTAGCGGTCATCTTCTGTCTTGTGTATTTCGGTCTCGGCCGTTTTGCCGAAAAGAAATTGGTCAAGGAAACGCAAACAATGCTGCTCTTCTACGGCACATCTCTTACATTTGCTATTCTTGTTATTCCCTTCCAGTTCGGTATGGAATGGGTATCCATCGGCTGGCTCGCTGAAGCACTGATTCTGATGATTTACGGCTATTCATCCAAGCACAAAACCCTTCAGCAGGCAGGCTGGGTCATCTACGCATTGTGCCTGTTTGGCTTCTTAATTGAAGCTGCAGGAAAAAGAGTGGGCTTTGAGTATTTCTTTGATGTGAAGTACACCGCTATTACAGTGGGCCTGCTGTTCGTTCCGATTTATTACTTGCTGCAGCAAAAGAAACAGCCTGGTTTTGCTGCCCCATTCCGTTCGTTCAGACAAATAGTGGAGGGGCTGAAGTACACCGCATTGGCGAATGCATGGATTTATCTTCTTTATGAATCGATTAGTATGTACCAGGAACGAGTTCCAGCCGATTTTGATCAGTACAGGTTCTACTTGCTCATGATGGTGGCCTTTATTACGGTCGGTCTTGCCTATGTTCTTCCGAAAGTCAGTCTGCTTTATGACAGGTATGTGGGTTATTATGGACTATTTTTGCACGCAATCGGCTGTCTGATCGGGCTTGCTCTAACAGTAAGCACTCCAGTCCTAAAGCCGGAATTGGCGCAAAATACGTTCATTGAATATTTAGCTCTCGTGCTTTTAATTGGATTCAACTTTTTAATTTTCTTCACCGGAAGAGATATACTGCTGGCTTATATCCGTAAGCAATACAAAAATGTAGAGCTTTATCCGACGATTCTTTCTGTTTACCTGCTTGGAATTTTAGCGTCCTTCCTTTACGTACAATTCCGTTTGGGAGACGTGGGGGTCCTGATTAGCACGATTTTCCTTGCCGTTGCGATCGGCTATATTTTCTACGGATTCAAAAAGCAGTTCGTCTACATTCGCCGGATTGGCCTTGGCATTACACTGCTATCTACGGGGAAACTGATTCTTTACGACCTTGCGTTTTTAACTGAGGGAAGCAGAATCATTGCGTATTTCTGCTTTGGAATAGCGCTGCTTGCCATCTCTTACATGTATCAAAAAGTATCAAGCCGGCAGGAGGCACAGCAGCATGTTTCGGCTGAATAA
- a CDS encoding YeiH family protein — protein sequence MEEAIERPIKQNINLGWIKGIGVTLLLAAAAKYLSGFPLLSILGQLVIALVLGMAWRAVFGVKEALIPGVSFSSKKLLRAGIILLGMRLNIADIYSAGWSVLAISIIHVVFALFVVYWLARWLGAEKKLSLLTACGTGICGAAAIAAISPQLKASDDETAISAAVIAVLGTLFTLTYTLIYSLLNLSPAEYGIFSGSTLHEVAHAVAAAAAGGGQAVDNAVLAKLTRVALLVPAAIVIGLIMQKGEPGTGRQKVSLSIVPWFIFGFLAMSGLNTLGVVPEAAAKTMVEISYLLIAMAMAGLGLNVNVKTFRTLGLKPFIAGLIGSILLSVLGYMLVKLLIG from the coding sequence ATGGAAGAAGCAATCGAAAGACCAATAAAACAAAACATAAATTTGGGGTGGATAAAGGGAATCGGAGTGACGCTTCTTTTGGCAGCCGCAGCCAAGTATCTATCCGGCTTTCCACTGCTCTCGATTTTAGGACAGCTGGTAATTGCCTTAGTGCTTGGCATGGCTTGGAGAGCGGTGTTCGGTGTGAAGGAAGCCTTAATCCCGGGTGTATCTTTTTCAAGCAAAAAGCTGTTAAGGGCCGGCATTATTCTGCTTGGCATGAGGCTGAATATAGCCGATATTTACAGCGCCGGATGGAGTGTGCTTGCCATCTCCATCATTCATGTCGTCTTCGCTCTCTTTGTTGTCTACTGGCTGGCACGATGGCTCGGAGCAGAGAAAAAGCTGAGCCTGCTTACTGCTTGCGGAACAGGGATTTGCGGTGCTGCAGCAATAGCGGCCATTTCCCCGCAGCTGAAAGCAAGCGATGATGAGACCGCTATCAGTGCGGCCGTGATAGCGGTGCTCGGGACCCTTTTCACGTTAACTTACACCCTTATATACTCCCTATTAAATCTCAGCCCGGCTGAATATGGGATTTTTAGCGGTTCTACGCTTCATGAGGTTGCGCATGCAGTCGCGGCTGCCGCTGCTGGCGGCGGCCAGGCTGTCGACAATGCGGTTCTTGCTAAACTCACAAGAGTCGCGCTATTGGTGCCGGCCGCTATTGTGATTGGCTTGATTATGCAAAAAGGCGAGCCGGGTACAGGTCGTCAAAAGGTATCCTTGTCCATCGTTCCCTGGTTCATTTTCGGATTTCTTGCGATGAGCGGGCTCAATACGCTTGGTGTGGTACCTGAAGCAGCAGCCAAAACCATGGTGGAGATTTCTTATCTTCTTATCGCGATGGCGATGGCGGGCCTTGGCCTGAATGTGAATGTGAAGACATTCCGCACCCTGGGATTGAAGCCTTTTATAGCAGGTCTGATTGGGTCCATCCTTTTATCAGTACTGGGCTATATGCTGGTAAAACTTTTAATCGGATGA
- the mmuM gene encoding homocysteine S-methyltransferase — MPKKLNPIEEILAAYPIMILDGALATELERHGCHLDDPLWSARVLLENPELIYQVHTDYFRAGADCAITASYQASVDGFLKRGMEEAEALNLIKKTVQLAKKARDDFWEGNEQANRPKPLVAASIGPYGAYLADGSEYRGNYGVTDEVLAAFHRPRIAALIEAGAGVLAIETIPSLQEARVLALLVKEFPEAYAWLSFSLKNDAQISDGTPLEKCAELLEGNSQIAAIGINCAPASLVTESVKRLSARTEKPVIVYPNSGEAYDAATKTWHGHESDHELDHESEDWYRAGARLIGGCCRTGPQHIKRLSEKWRAAEKGLERA, encoded by the coding sequence ATGCCGAAAAAACTGAATCCAATTGAAGAGATTTTAGCTGCCTATCCAATTATGATTCTCGATGGCGCTCTTGCTACAGAGCTCGAGCGGCATGGCTGTCATTTAGATGACCCCTTGTGGTCGGCAAGAGTGCTGCTCGAAAATCCTGAATTGATTTATCAGGTTCATACAGATTATTTCCGTGCCGGAGCTGACTGCGCAATTACGGCAAGCTACCAGGCATCGGTCGATGGATTTTTAAAGCGGGGAATGGAAGAAGCGGAGGCACTGAATCTTATCAAAAAAACGGTGCAGCTCGCTAAGAAGGCAAGAGATGATTTTTGGGAGGGAAATGAGCAGGCGAACCGTCCTAAACCGCTTGTTGCAGCTTCGATTGGCCCTTATGGAGCCTATCTTGCTGATGGATCAGAGTATAGAGGAAACTATGGTGTGACAGATGAAGTGCTGGCTGCTTTTCACCGCCCTAGAATTGCTGCCTTAATAGAAGCGGGTGCGGGTGTGCTTGCCATTGAAACCATTCCCTCCCTTCAGGAAGCAAGAGTTTTAGCCTTGCTCGTAAAAGAATTCCCGGAAGCTTATGCCTGGCTGTCTTTTTCTCTGAAAAATGATGCGCAAATCAGTGACGGGACACCGCTTGAGAAATGTGCAGAGCTATTGGAAGGAAACAGCCAGATTGCCGCAATCGGAATCAATTGTGCCCCGGCTTCTCTTGTCACGGAATCCGTTAAAAGACTAAGCGCTCGTACCGAAAAACCGGTAATTGTCTATCCGAACTCAGGAGAAGCATACGATGCCGCTACAAAAACGTGGCATGGCCACGAATCCGATCATGAACTGGATCATGAATCCGAAGACTGGTACCGCGCCGGGGCTCGGCTAATAGGCGGATGCTGCCGAACGGGTCCGCAGCATATTAAAAGACTTTCGGAAAAGTGGCGGGCAGCTGAAAAAGGATTGGAACGGGCATGA